From Gemmatimonadales bacterium:
GCGCTGATACCACCGAAACCGAACGAGACCGTCGATGCCACGCATCTCAGTCTGGTCCCTGCTCTTCGCCGCGACGGCCACCTCGCTCCACGCCCAGGCGCCGGCCCCTGCCAGCCCCTCGCCCGCCGACCTCATCATCACCGGGGCGCGCATCTACACCGTGGACCCGACCCGGCCCCGGGTGGAGGCCCTCGCCGTGCAAGGTGGACGCGTGGTCTTCGTGGGGAGCACCCGCGGCGCGATGGTGCTGCGGGGGCCCCGGACGCGGGTGCTGGACCTGCCCGGGCGCACCATCATCCCCGGCATGGTGGACGCGCACTTCCACTTCATGGGAGTCGGCGCGGCGCTGCGAAACCTAGACCTGGTCGGCACCCGCTCCGAAGACGCGGTCGTCCAGCGCGTGGCGGCGCGGGCGCGCGAGGTGCGCCCGGGCGAGTGGATCCGCGGCCGCGGATGGAACCAGAACGAGTGGGCCGATACCCGCTTCCCGACGCACGAGGCGCTGAGCCGAGCCGTCCCCGACAACCCGGTCGTGATGACCCGGGTCGACGGCCACGCGACCTGGGTGAACGCCCGGGCACTACAACTCGCCGGTGTCACCGCCTCCACGCCCGACCCCGACGGCGGGCGGATCATCCGGAACCCTGACGGCTCGCCGACCGGAGTGCTCGTGGACCGCGCGATGGGGCTCGTCTCGCGTGTGGTGCCGCCGCCCTCGATGGAGGAGCGCCGCGCCCAGGCGCTCGCCGCCCTCGCGGAGGCCAGCCGATGGGGACTCACCGGCGTCCACGACGCGGGAGTGGACTCTGCCTCCATCGCCCTCTACGAGGAGCTGGCCCGCACGGGCCGCTACTCGCTGCGCAACTACGTCATGATCCGAGAGGACAGCGCCACCCTCGAGCACCTGCTCGGGCGCGGGCCGCAGAGCGCGCTGTACGGCGGCCGGCTCTGGATCCGGGCCATCAAGCTCTCGGCCGACGGCGCGCTCGGCTCCCGAGGCGCTCTGCTGCTCGAGGACTACAGCGACGAGCCGGGCAACCACGGCCTCACCGTGACGCCCGCCGACGTCGTCCGGCGCACCGCAGTGCGCGCCCTCCAGACCGGCTTCCAGCTCAACGTCCACGCCATCGGCGACGGCGCGAACCGCGCGGTGCTCGACGCGTTCGAGCCCGCGCTGCTCCAGGTCCCGGTCGCCGACCACCGCTTCCGGATCGAGCACGCGCAGGTCATCCACCGCCAGGACATCCCGCGCTTCGCGCAGCTCGGCGTCATCCCGTCGATGCAGGGGAGCCACCAGACCAGCGACGCGCCGATGGCCATGAACCGCCTCGGCTGGACCCGCGTTCAGGGAGCATACGCCTGGCGCTCCCTCCTGGAAACGGGCGTCGTGATACCCAACGGCTCCGACGCGCCGGTCGAGCACTGGAACCCGCTCATTTCGTTCCATTCGGCGGTGACGCGCCAGGACGCCGGCGGATGGCCCGCGGGAGGTTGGTTCCCCGCGCAACGGATGACCCGCGAGGAAGCGCTGATGAGCATGACGATCTGGCCGGCGTACGCCTCGTTCATGGAGGACGTGAGCGGGTCGTTGACGCCGGGGAAGTACGCGGACTTCGTGGTACTGGATCAGGATATCATGCGCGTGGCCCCGGACCAGATACTCGATACGAGGGTGCTGATGACGGTACTGGGGGGAGAGGTCGTCTACGAGGCTGGGAGGGGTCAGTGAGCGGTAGAGTTGCAGGGTTGCAGAGTTGCAGCGGTCGGCAGGGGGTAGTGGGCAGGGCGCTCTCGGCGGCGCTTCTCCTTGGCGCCTTGGCGCCTTGGCCCGTTGGAGCCCAGATCCGTCCACTCCCTCCGCTCAGGGAACAGGCGCGCATCCAGCAGGAGTGGCTCCAGTACCGTCTCGACAGCATCCTGCCCGGGCTCATGCGCAGGCATGGGGTCCAGATGTGGATCGTGGACTGCCGCGAGTATAACGAAGACCCGGTCTTCTTTTCGATAGTCTCGGCGACGACCTTCGCCTGCCGCCGGCGCACCATCTACGTCTTCAACGATCGCGGCCCCGGTCAGCCGTTCGAGCGCCTCGCCCTTGGCGGCAGCTCGCAGGGCGGACTCTTCGCCGCGTTCCGGGACTCCACCGTGCCGAGCGGCGAGCTGGTGGGCCAGGGCCAGTGGGCGCTGCTGCGGCGGCTCGTCGAGACGCGCAACCCGGCTGCGATCGCGATCGACATCTCGGCCACGCACGCGTTCTCGGACGGGCTCTCCGCCGGCGAGTACGAGCAGCTCCAGGCGGCCCTCGGGCCCGAGCTGATGGCGCGGGTGCGCCGCGCGGAGCTCCTCCCGCTCGAGTACATCGCCCTCCGCGCACCCAACATGGAAGCGTGGTACGTGCGGTTGCAGGAGATCGCGCACGATATCATCCGCACGGCGTTCTCGCGTCAGGTGATAACGCCCGGCGTGACGACCACCGACGACGTCGTCTGGTGGACCCGGGAGCGCCTGAGCGACCTCGGCCTCGGCACCTGGTTCCAGACCACCGTGGACGTTCAGCGCCGCGGCGTGAATCCTGATTCCTTACCCAATCCGATCATCCTCCCGGGCGACGTGCTGCACATCGACTTCGGTGTCAGTGCGATGGGGCTCAAGACCGACACTCAGCACATGGGTTACGTGCTCCGCCGCGGCGAAACCCAGCCGCCGGAGGGGATCCGCCGGGCCCTCGCGACCAGCAACCGGCTCCAAGACATCGTCATCGCCGGGATGGGTCCTGGACGGACCGGCAACGAGGTGCTCGCCGCATCGCTGGCGGCGATGCGGGCCGACGGGATCACCGGCACCGTCTACTCCCACCCCATCGGCGACCACGGGCACGGCGCCGGACCGCTGATCGGGTTGTGGGACCGGCAGGAAGGCGTTCCCGGCCGCGGCGACGTCCCGGTGCTGGCGAATACCTGGTTCTCGATTGAGCTCGAAGCCCGCACCCCCGTGCCGGAGTGGGGCGGTCAGGCGGTCAAGTCATCGCAGGAGGAAGATGCCATCGTGG
This genomic window contains:
- a CDS encoding amidohydrolase, which encodes MPRISVWSLLFAATATSLHAQAPAPASPSPADLIITGARIYTVDPTRPRVEALAVQGGRVVFVGSTRGAMVLRGPRTRVLDLPGRTIIPGMVDAHFHFMGVGAALRNLDLVGTRSEDAVVQRVAARAREVRPGEWIRGRGWNQNEWADTRFPTHEALSRAVPDNPVVMTRVDGHATWVNARALQLAGVTASTPDPDGGRIIRNPDGSPTGVLVDRAMGLVSRVVPPPSMEERRAQALAALAEASRWGLTGVHDAGVDSASIALYEELARTGRYSLRNYVMIREDSATLEHLLGRGPQSALYGGRLWIRAIKLSADGALGSRGALLLEDYSDEPGNHGLTVTPADVVRRTAVRALQTGFQLNVHAIGDGANRAVLDAFEPALLQVPVADHRFRIEHAQVIHRQDIPRFAQLGVIPSMQGSHQTSDAPMAMNRLGWTRVQGAYAWRSLLETGVVIPNGSDAPVEHWNPLISFHSAVTRQDAGGWPAGGWFPAQRMTREEALMSMTIWPAYASFMEDVSGSLTPGKYADFVVLDQDIMRVAPDQILDTRVLMTVLGGEVVYEAGRGQ
- a CDS encoding M24 family metallopeptidase, translated to MSGRVAGLQSCSGRQGVVGRALSAALLLGALAPWPVGAQIRPLPPLREQARIQQEWLQYRLDSILPGLMRRHGVQMWIVDCREYNEDPVFFSIVSATTFACRRRTIYVFNDRGPGQPFERLALGGSSQGGLFAAFRDSTVPSGELVGQGQWALLRRLVETRNPAAIAIDISATHAFSDGLSAGEYEQLQAALGPELMARVRRAELLPLEYIALRAPNMEAWYVRLQEIAHDIIRTAFSRQVITPGVTTTDDVVWWTRERLSDLGLGTWFQTTVDVQRRGVNPDSLPNPIILPGDVLHIDFGVSAMGLKTDTQHMGYVLRRGETQPPEGIRRALATSNRLQDIVIAGMGPGRTGNEVLAASLAAMRADGITGTVYSHPIGDHGHGAGPLIGLWDRQEGVPGRGDVPVLANTWFSIELEARTPVPEWGGQAVKSSQEEDAIVGPDGAVRWALRRQTDFHLVR